A stretch of the Hippocampus zosterae strain Florida chromosome 18, ASM2543408v3, whole genome shotgun sequence genome encodes the following:
- the zgc:162472 gene encoding transcription factor TFIIIB component B'' homolog isoform X1 codes for MFRRSRFNVRPNVGGAGRTASSQDAVPASQETKETTKDVDESLAASVVTDSKLVDASVAETPTVSDGNDPSGDGSISLTALQRRKRFSIKPRVAPGRLTALPRTPKSPAKVGSESPPTNSNLEPQIETQAVPPGAQSPMSPESEQEPQPQQKPEPVLVCYDGSGQAAAVSADHSPKGTKKTEKTLAPLDDCLIKVPYRAPDKVALPDKEAAALSEKAKTLLSSKSRKSSIPRFSLSRLLNDPSDIQRMEKAQKLRDMLRQEMRNEKNAKRAKRKHDMEFNLDPSKMTMRDLIRYLPLSNPMSSSVEDGGTLENETVVPFSPRREKLPKIVQKLESEVVPTAGSQAEEEQEEEAAAAEEDDGEDEALTVPRVKVAEDGTLILDEESLTVEVQRAKGPNPAEDRDPIFERGSTTTYSSFRASTYCKPWTREETDMFFLAISMVGTDFSMIGQLFHNRTRAEIRVCQGEKCCDYFWGYVMINVDVYCVCVRVCLCTRARAFVFICVRLNLQNKFKKEERQNSWRIDKAFRERRKLDIEYFSKLLMKILEVQANRKKLKSLVVKNVYKKRQRSSKRATSKEFVDEVFDSEEGQEEEEDEIDVFSSSDTEDGEKENDNICKDGRSPVSKARKKRKGQSAENDSAATLKKTKSNAGEKSGEEDDTCTPEATGAPLPQDQPNSEVCECTETDKSSERTSINPAKLSRGRAAKPVLPLGRKWSKKLPPGSTTAKAEDNASATEDASVASEASREQMNKATTPPRGVSEEENGDGDDGSEGGLSSGGEDFSAKPPKPTRYGRIPKPRSVLNYPAKEEGPTSKSERKCTSKRNRSTTAPSAAPASKKSKLITLRASQSESSEDEEEQVQQRDDGVFVPACLRSPSIVIPQVDETMEELDILGNMSTVLDISQDTLCPDSLCVGDKSETEVPEACVHQLDLLVDVIDLLSTEHTEVSEVESYNEAAQTLLAIGNMSQLSQSETMPDQRTETDSESVTETNTFLEEEIAEFIKENGSSPIPFTSTDHGVTETIEAPISAPSLQRTVSGPDSSPPVHSSPPTSRGSSSKVKPKPNLTAASRTTHSKCQPDVSPVESPVECCNPAPILSQETIPMEEEFYQASKRQTCDLESAGTEAKFTDAESGHNYVATSYVAVTEPQTDKSNALLPQGSGDHDAARQDILKCQKLSDSQETRCRLPKVKPKPNLSQISRRARCIPQTAEETSLLSTLESTLKTTAGAEPQPASLETPGHSTSSASNVTPIMNLSDRMIQSNELTSNEEKVVSVGHVADDTTSTDADAVERGHNAKAAPQSGAEVSKTHVVQEGGEFHTAMREESKEPQPACPLSPGTSTQSASTASNAASGMNVSSVMILLEELTPGEDTTLGDGLAMGETKSTDAGHTNETAEFTELETEESKNALEQESGDYDKDLLARQKESEVVFAKQTRRSRFPKVKPNLLQTSRNAQGTRQNAKEMSQSLNLESPCKKATEVRPQPTGQISTSASTVTAVLSDTGEILSEELTPHEQKKPGFTPGNTKPTGFETVESGRNNEATSDAAVTEPQTKKLNKPLDQKDGDHGSSLQELPKGQKSTQIVSRRSRFPKIKPNLSQISRSSLSKCQTTKESSTFSDLESTCKTTAEVKSQPTCSFSIQNPSQSVSSPSTVMPVNDLRPTLRPSEQIASSEEMGTGLGPAARDTKSTDGNVVESGRDHEAASQSTSETCQNVTSGARTSSPDGTNQEYSEASNHTREAIQRHRRLPKVKPNLRSPARATQSTSQSRDGLDKPSNVTSDCQSVSASPQCASSEVGSTKTSDLSIIEGESSETPAVGEETASNVALHLERVMATSISLNPTTDCPSLNITPPDSFRESSRTTEAKAETPKCTEDTLLTSTSTMKRSRPVKPQPNVGRGARQSRQVAVTTGSATSGPRGQTTVLLTPVEGAKEQVKSVSSASTSEAPEPECHIQDDSASVSGANQTSANLSVFPDTLSVPSDPDEPFFILSLMEVPLDESSHQPPQADLTVQHSHPVDSAVAGTDCTAPGVLSGEMGVTKSAVTEHPVLPAPPAGSEDTTASAVLSSPQRRPKGFLSFLTRTSSAGHSESSRGKAASRRPNVSKPVPRKRPTAPTAAPQPATTEQKVESKPLTSCIMPSQPSPRPSGSSTQVSACQHGSSVSVVQEQPTNVSQYFLSDIFTEVNET; via the exons TGATGGAAATGATCCAAGTGGGGATGGCAGCATCTCCTTAACTGCTCTTCAGAGGAGGAAACGCTTCTCTATCAAGCCCAGGGTGGCCCCGGGTCGCCTCACTGCTCTTCCTCGAACGCCAAAGTCCCCCGCCAAGGTGGGCTCTGAAAGTCCCCCCACAAATTCAAACCTCGAGCCACAAATTGAAACTCAAGCAGTACCGCCTGGAGCCCAGTCGCCGATGTCACCCGAGTCGGAGCAGGAGCCACAGCCACAGCAGAAGCCGGAGCCCGTCCTCGTCTGTTATGATGGTTCAGGACAAGCAGCTGCTGTCTCCGCTGACCACTCTCCAAAAGGAACCAAAAAAACTGAGAAGACATTGGCACCGTTGGACGACTGTCTCATCAAAGTTCCTTACAGGGCGCCGGACAAAGTGGCCCTGCCAGACAAAGAAGCGGCGGCACTGTCAGAGAAAGCCAAGACTCTCCTGTCATCGAAGAGCAGGAAGTCGTCGATTCCCCGATTTTCCCTGAGTCGACTTTTGAACGACCCGTCTGACATTCAGAGGATGGAAAAGGCTCAGAAGCTCCGTGACATGCTCAGACAGGAGATGCGGAACGAAAAG AATGCCAAGAGAGCAAAGAGGAAGCATGACATGGAGTTCAATTTGGATCCCTCCAAAATGACCATGAGGGACCTCATCCGCTACCTGCCGTTGTCCAACCCTATGTC ATCCAGTGTAGAAGACGGCGGCACTCTGGAGAACGAGACTGTCGTTCCATTTTCCCCAAGGAGAGAAAA ATTGCCCAAGATAGTGCAGAAACTGGAGTCAGAAGTTGTCCCGACAGCGGGGAGCCAGGCGGAGGAGGAACAGGAGgaagaggcggcggcggcagaggAGGACGACggtgaagatgaggcgctgaCGGTGCCCCGGGTCAAAGTGGCCGAAGATGGCACGCTGATCCTGGACGAGGAGAG CTTGACGGTGGAGGTCCAGCGAGCCAAAGGACCGAACCCGGCCGAGGACCGAGACCCCATCTTTGAGCGCGGCTCCACCACCACTTATTCCAGTTTTAGGGCGTCCACCTACTGCAAGCCCTGGACCAGGGAAG AGACAGACATGTTCTTTCTGGCGATCAGCATGGTGGGAACAGACTTCTCCATGATAGGCCAGCTTTTTCACAACAGAACTCGAGCTGAGATACGGGTCTGTCAAGGAGAGAAATGCTGTGATTATTTCTGGGGTTACGTAATGATTAACGTGGATGtatattgtgtgtgcgtgcgtgtgtgcttaTGCACTCGTGCTCGCgcctttgtgttcatttgcgtGCGCTTAAACTTAcagaacaaatttaaaaaagaggaGCGACAGAACTCCTGGAGAATCGACAAAGCTTTCC GAGAGAGACGCAAGCTGGACATTGAGTATTTCTCGAAGCTGCTGATGAAGATTCTAGAAGTCCAAGCCAACAGGAAGAAGCTCAAGTCGCTTGTGGTGAAGAACGTCTACAAGAAGCGCCAGAGGAGCTCAAAGCGTGCAACGA GTAAAGAATTTGTGGACGAGGTCTTCGACAGCGAGGAggggcaagaagaagaagaggatgagATTGATGTCTTCTCAAGCTCGGACACGGAGGACGGCGAGAAAGAGAATGACAATATCTGTAAGGATGGAAGAAGCCCTGTCTCAAAGGCCAGGAAGAAACGCAAAGGCCAGAGCGCGGAGAACGACTCGGCTGCGACACTAAAGAAGACCAAAAGCAATGCGGGTGAAAAGAGCGGTGAAGAAG ATGATACCTGCACACCTGAAGCCACAGGGGCACCCCTTCCTCAGGATCAACCCAATTCAGAAGT ATGCGAATGTACGGAGACGGACAAATCATCCGAGCGCACATCAATTAACCCCGCCAAACTCTCACGAGGCAGAGCGGCCAAACCAGTCCTGCCCCTGGGCCGAAAGTGGAGTAAGAAGCTGCCACCTGGTTCAACTACCGCGAAGGCTGAAGACAATGCGTCTGCTACAGAGGATGCCAGTGTGGCGAGTGAAGCCTCAAGAGAGCAG ATGAACAAAGCGACAACGCCACCTAGAGGAGTCAGTGAGGAGGAGAATGGTGACGGTGATGATGGTAGTGAAGGTGGTCTTTCTTCTGGTGGTGAAGATTTCTCTGCCAAACCGCCAAAACCCACGAG GTATGGGAGAATCCCCAAGCCTCGCAGCGTCTTAAATTACCCTGCCAAGGAAGAGGGGCCCACCAGTAAATCTGAGCGAAAGTGCACCTCCAAGAGGAACAGATCAACCACGGCACCTTCGGCTGCCCCAGCGTCCAAAAAGTCCAAACTTATTACCCTGCGAGCATCGCAGTCTGAATCCagcgaggatgaggaggagcaggTCCAGCAGAGGGATGACGGAGTTTTTGTGCCCGCCTGCCTGCGCTCTCCCTCGATTGTCATCCCGCAGGTGGATGAGACAATGGAGGAG cTTGATATCTTGGGAAATATGTCTACTGTGTTGGACATTTCCCAAGATACACTTTGCCCCGATTCCCTCTGTGTGGGGGACAAAAGTGAGACGGAGGTACCCGAAGCGTGTGTCCATCAGTTGGACCTTCTAGTC GATGTTATTGACTTACTTTCTACTGAGCACACCGAAG TGTCCGAGGTGGAGAGCTACAACGAGGCTGCTCAGACATTGCTGGCCATTGGTAACATGTCTCAACTCTCTCAGTCGGAGACCATGCCTGATCAGAGAACAG AGACAGACTCGGAAAGTGTGACTGAGACCAACACATTCTTGGAGGAAGAGATAGCCGAATTCATCAAGGAAAATGGTTCCAGCCCAATCCCGTTTACGTCAACAGACCACGGAGTTACAGAGACGATTGAAGCTCCCATTTCAGCACCTTCACTTCAGAGAACTGTTTCAGGTCCTGACTCGAGTCCTCCTGTGCATTCAAGCCCACCGACGAGCAGAGGTTCCTCATCCAAGGTGAAACCAAAACCTAACCTAACCGCTGCCTCAAGGACTACCCATTCCAAATGTCAACCAGACGTTTCACCGGTGGAGTCTCCCGTGGAGTGCTGCAATCCTGCGCCCATCCTTTCTCAAGAAACAATCCCTATGGAAGAAGAGTTTTATCAGGCATCAAAAAGGCAGACTTGTGACTTAGAATCGGCTGGCACCGAAGCCAAGTTTACAGATGCTGAAAGCGGTCATAATTACGTGGCTACATCATATGTTGCAGTCACAGAACCACAAACTGATAAGTCAAACGCACTTTTGCCACAAGGAAGTGGAGATCATGACGCTGCCAGGCAAGATATACTTAAATGTCAGAAACTGAGTGACTCTCAAGAGACCAGGTGTCGATTGCCAAAGgtcaaaccaaaaccaaacctTTCACAAATATCAAGACGTGCACGGTGTATACCTCAGACTGCAGAAGAGACAAGCCTGTTGTCAACTCTGGAATCAACCTTGAAAACAACAGCAGGAGCAGAACCGCAGCCAGCTTCTTTAGAGACACCAGGTCACAGCACAAGTTCTGCTTCAAATGTGACACCAATTATGAATTTAAGCGACCGTATGATACAGTCCAATGAACTGACTTCTAACGAGGAGAAAGTGGTAAGTGTTGGACATGTAGCAGATGACACAACGTCCACAGATGCTGATGCGGTTGAAAGAGGTCATAATGCCAAGGCAGCTCCTCAATCCGGAGCCGAAGTGTCAAAGACACATGTGGTGCAGGAAGGTGGAGAATTTCACACTGCCATGCGGGAAGAATCGAAAGAACCACAGCCAGCTTGTCCCCTCTCTCCTGGCACAAGCACTCAGAGCGCCAGCACGGCTTCGAATGCGGCTTCAGGCATGAACGTAAGTTCAGTCATGATACTTTTAGAAGAACTGACCCCTGGAGAGGATACGACGTTAGGTGATGGACTTGCTATGGGAGAAACAAAGTCCACAGATGCTGGTCATACGAATGAGACCGCAGAATTCACCGAACTAGAGACTGAAGAGTCAAAGAACGCTTTGGAGCAAGAATCTGGAGATTATGACAAGGATCTACTTGCACGTCAGAAAGAGAGTGAGGTTGTTTTTGCTAAGCAGACCAGAAGGAGTCGATTTCCAAAGGTCAAACCAAATCTTCTCCAGACTTCAAGGAATGCACAGGGTACACGTCAAAACGCAAAAGAAATGAGCCAGTCTCTAAATCTTGAATCGCCTTGCAAAAAAGCAACTGAGGTACGTCCACAGCCAACTGGTCAAATCAGCACTTCTGCTTCGACTGTGACTGCAGTCTTGAGTGATACCGGTGAGATACTTTCAGAGGAACTGACTCCTCATGAGCAGAAAAAGCCAGGTTTTACTCCTGGAAACACAAAGCCCACAGGTTTTGAAACAGTTGAAAGTGGTCGTAATAATGAGGCAACATCTGATGCAGCAGTCACAGAACCACAGACCAAAAAGTTAAATAAACCCTTGGACCAAAAAGATGGAGATCATGGCAGTAGCTTGCAGGAGTTACCCAAAGGTCAGAAGTCGACTCAAATTGTTTCCAGGAGGAGTCGATTCCCAAAAATCAAACCTAACCTTTCGCAGATATCAAGAAGCTCACTGTCTAAATGTCAAACCACAAAAGAAAGTAGCACATTCTCAGATCTTGAATCcacctgcaaaacaacagctgaAGTGAAATCACAGCCGACTTGCTCCTTCTCCATTCAAAATCCAAGTCAAAGTGTCAGTTCTCCCTCAACTGTGATGCCAGTCAACGACTTAAGACCCACTCTTAGACCTTCAGAGCAAATCGCTTCTAGTGAGGAGATGGGGACAGGTCTTGGACCTGCTGCCAGAGACACAAAGTCCACAGATGGCAACGTAGTTGAAAGCGGTCGTGATCATGAGGCAGCATCACAATCAACTTCTGAGACTTGTCAAAATGTTACTTCAGGTGCGAGGACATCTTCACCTGACGGTACAAATCAGGAATACTCCGAGGCATCGAATCACACTCGAGAAGCAATTCAAAGACACCGACGCCTCCCTAAGGTCAAACCTAACTTGAGGTCACCCGCTAGAGCAACACAGTCAACGTCGCAGTCAAGGGATGGACTGGACAAACCCTCCAATGTAACATCGGACTGTCAGTCAGTGTCAGCGAGTCCACAGTGTGCAAGCAGTGAGGTTGGCTCCACCAAAACGTCCGACTTGTCCATTATTGAAGGTGAGAGCAGTGAAACTCCAGCAGTGGGTGAGGAAACAGCCAGCAATGTTGCTCTCCATCTGGAAAGGGTGATGGCGACTAGTATTTCTTTAAATCCCACAACTGACTGCCCCTCCTTAAACATCACACCGCCAGATTCATTCCGGGAAAGTTCTAGAACCACTGAAGCCAAGGCTGAAACCCCCAAATG CACCGAGGATACTTTGCTTACCTCAACCTCCACAATGAAACGAAGCAGACCTGTCAAACCCCAGCCCAATGTTGGACGTGGAGCTCGACAGTCCCGACAAGTGGCGGTCACAACGGGATCAG CCACCTCTGGTCCTCGAGGGCAAACGACTGTCCTGCTGACGCCAGTAGAAGGAGCCAAAGAGCAAGTTAAATCTGTCTCCTCGGCATCCACAAGTGAGGCGCCAGAACCTGAGTGCCACATCCAG GATGACTCGGCGTCAGTCAGTGGAGCAAACCAAACTTCTGCAAATCTCTCAGTATTTCCAGACA CGCTGTCAGTGCCGTCGGATCCAGATGAGCCCTTCTTCATCCTGTCCTTGATGGAAGTCCCGCTGGACGAGTCTTCCCATCAGCCCCCTCAGGCAGATCTAACAGTGCAACACAG CCATCCTGTGGACAGTGCAGTTGCAGGGACGGACTGCACCGCACCCGGCGTTCTATCGGGGGAGATGGGTGTCACTAAG aGTGCAGTCACGGAGCATCCAGTCCTACCAGCGCCACCTGCAGGAAGTGAAGACACAACCGCTTCAGCTGTTTTAAGTTCTCCCCAAAG gAGACCCAAAGGCTTCCTCTCCTTCCTAACTAGAACGAGCAGCGCTGGCCATTCCGAGTCGTCTCGTGGCAAAGCTGCTTCCCGCCGACCGAACGTTAGCAAACCTGTGCCCAGGAAGCGACCGACGGCACCAACTGCGGCCCCCCAACCTGCGACTACAGAACAAAAAGTGGAATCCAAACCATTAACATCCTGTATAATGCCATCACAACCATCACCTCGTCCCTCTGGCTCTTCAACCCAA gTTTCTGCGTGTCAACACGGCAGCAGCGTTTCGGTGGTCCAAGAGCA